In the Helianthus annuus cultivar XRQ/B chromosome 11, HanXRQr2.0-SUNRISE, whole genome shotgun sequence genome, one interval contains:
- the LOC110880871 gene encoding uncharacterized protein LOC110880871: MSNLAKLQFLALVITGKKYLSWALDAEIHLNSNNLGETIKERNKTSTQDKAKAMIFLRHHIHESLKNEYLTIKDPLVLWTNLKERYDHQKTVILPRAHYEWINLRLQDFKSISEYNSAMFRITSQLILCGENITDKEMLEKTFSTFHASNIVLQQQYRERGFTKYSDLISCLLVAEQNNELLMKNHETHPVGTTPFPEVNVATYNDQSGSHERGHGYQRGRGHGRSRGRGRGRGSGHGRGRGHTYGRGNCHGVQFKNKRTHQNSPGLHRVKGQ, encoded by the coding sequence ATGTCGAATCTTGCAAAGCTTCAGTTTTTGGCTTTAGTCATCACTGGAAAAAAATATTTATCATGGGCTTTGGATGCTGAAATCCATCTAAATTCCAATAACCTTGGGGAAACAATTAAagaaagaaataaaacaagtacccAAGATAAAGCAAAGGCAATGATTTTCTTACGCCACCATATTCATGAGTCATTGAAAAATGAATATCTCACTATCAAAGATCCACTCGTCCTATGGACCAATTTAAAAGAAAGGTATGACCATCAGAAAACAGTAATACTACCAAGAGCTCATTATGAATGGATTAATTTAAGGTTGCAAGACTTTAAGTCTATAAGTGAGTATAACTCAGCAATGTTTAGAATCACGTCACAATTGATCCTATGTGGTGAAAATATTACTGATAAGGAGATGTTGGAAAAAACATTCTCCACCTTTCATGCCTCAAACATTGTCTTACAACAACAATATCGTGAAAGGGGCTTCACCAAATACAGTGacttaatatcatgtttgctTGTGGCTGAACAAAATAATGAGCTACTAATGAAAAACCATGAAACTCATCCGGTTGGTACAACCCCATTCCCAGAAGTGAATGTGGCAACATATAATGACCAAAGTGGAAGTCACGAACGTGGTCATGGCTATCAACGTGGGCGTGGTCATGGTCGTAgtcgtggtcgtggtcgtggtcgtggtAGTGGTCATGGACGTGGTCGTGGACATACATATGGGCGAGGGAATTGTCATGGTGTTCAATTCAAAAACAAAAGAACCCACCagaat